The following DNA comes from Streptomyces sp. NBC_00273.
GCTGCGCGCCGGCCTTCGCACGCTGGTAGGAGCCTTCGCGCTCGACGCTCTTTTCGCTGTCTTGAAAGGCACTGCCGTGGGTACCCGGTGGGCTGGGGGCAATCTCGACGGCTGGAGTACCGACCTCGCGCCGGGCGTGGCGGGCGCAGGTGCCCTCTTGACTGCCATCGGCTTTCTGCTACCCCAGGGGGAGCGGATACTGACCTCGGCTCATCAGGGTGAGGCCGGGTTGTCGAGGGTGAGGCCGGTGCCGGCTATGAAGCCGTCGAGGGTGTGGGGCCGGTATTGAAGGCGTTTGAGGCGGTTGCGGACAAGGGCTTCGAGGCGGTCGAGGGCCATGACGGCGAGGTTGGCGAGGCTTCGTTTGACGTGTGCCCATACCCACTCGACCGGGTTGAGATCGGGTGAGTAGGCGGGCAGCAGGAACACGGTCAGCCACTCCCGCTCGGCGACGAAGCCCTGCATCCTGCGGGAAACGTGGGTGTTGAGGCGGTCCCAGACCAGCACGATCGGGGCCTTGACCAGCTGGTGGACTCCGTCGAGGAGTGCGATGAAGTCCTGCTCGCCCATGCTGCGACGTGCACCCTTGGCTGCCGGGTGGGTCCGCAAGCGGTGACACAGCCGGGTCCTCGAGCCTGGTCGCATCGCGATCAGGCCGGCCACCGAGAGCCGGCCCGAGCGTCGTCCGCTGACCGTCACGACCGGGGTGATCCCTCGCCGGCCCCAGGTCCGTCCCCGGGGCGGCCTGCGGGTGAAGCCGGCCTCGTCCTCGAAGCAGACATAGCCCCCGCAGGCCGCCCTCGCCCTTTTACCTCCGCCCAGGTCGCCTCCTTCCACACGGCGACGGCCTGCTCGTCGCGTTCGGCAACCCGCCGGGCGGGGACCTGCGGACTGAAGCCCAGCCGGTGCATCAAGCGCGTGGCCCCCGAGACGCTGTAGGTGATGTGGAACTTCCGGCCGATCAGCGTGGCCACCCTCGAGGCAGTCCACACCTGGTCCTCCACCCAACCGTGCGCGGCCGGCCCTTCCTCCAGATACGCGGCCAGCTTCTCCAGAGACCGCGGAGACAGACGGCAACGCGACCCGCTCGGACCACGAGAGGCCAGGGCCTGGACACCACCATCCCGCCACAGCTGGTGCCACTGGTAGGCCGACTTCACACTCACCCGCAGCCGCCCCGCAACCTCCGACGGCTTGATCTGCTGTTCAAACAGTTCCGCCGCCTGCATCCGTACTGACTCCCGACGCCGGCGCCCCGTCGAAGTCAGCCCGCCCCCATCCGCATATCTCACACACCCACGGATACAGCCACCCGCCCACACCCGTCAGCGACTTCACACAGATTCACCCCGACGAGCTGAAGTCAGTAAGCGCTCTCTGGTCTGTCTGGCGAACCTACCGCTTGCTGGGCCCACTGTGGCGCCGCCTTCGTGCAGTGGCTCAACCAGAGAGCGTGCTGGGCACCCCTCAATGGTGGAGAGCTGCAGATGAGGCTCTTGTCCACAGGGAAACCGACCTGCAGGACTGGCTCCACGGGTTGGCCCCCTACTGCACGCGGACCATCATGACGGACACGATCGAACGGGCCTCTCGAACCGGGATGTCTACGCAGCATGCTTGGGCCCTCGGCGCCGCTACCATGATTCATCACGCTATCGAGTCAGCTCGGAAAGCGCAGCACAGCCACCCCACCACAACGCTGGGCACCGGCATCGAAGCCCTGGCCCCGATCCTCGGGGCCGGCTCGCACGGCATGGCTCGTGTCGCACATCAATACAGCGTCCTCGCCCGCCACTCCACGGCCGCGTGATCAGGAAGAAGCCGACATGAATACCCTCCGGCCCTTTCACGGCCGAACGCGCCGCCGCGTCGCGACTATCACTGGCCAGTCTCAGCAGCTGCTCTCCGGCCTGCTCCGTCCTTCGGCTGGTGAGCAGCAGTGACCACTCCTAGCGGTCTCAACTTCTACATACCAGGGGCTCTCCTCTTCCTGGTGGCATGCGCAAAGCTGCCTGCCCTTCTCCGAAACCCGCGCGACGAACTCCTTCGTTCCGTGTGGGTGTTGCTCGTGGTCTCCACCGCGGTCTTCTGGTGCTGCGCCGTACCGTCCATCGCTGCCTTCAACCGCCTGACAGGCGTCCCCAATGCGGCAGCACCGTTGGTCTACACCCTCCTCACGGTGTTCTCCGGCTCCAACATCAGCCTCATCATCCGATGGAGCAGCGGACCGGAGGATGCCCAGAGGGCTGACCGGTGGTCCAAACGCTGTTACATCGCCACGGCCGTGGTCATCATTGCGATCAATGTGCTCTTCCTCCTCGGCGATGCAAGCGTTGAGAGATTGCGGGACCTGGATACGTACTACGCCTCCACTCCGTTCATCCGCGAAATGATCTTGCTCTATCTCGCCGCGCACACCATCGCAGCCGTCACCATGACGATCCTGTGCTGGCGGTGGGCACGAGAGGTGCATGGAGAGCTCCGGGTCGGACTGTTGCTGATCGTCGGCGGATACCTGCTCAACTTGGCATACGACGCATTGAAGTTCGCGGCCATTGGCGCCCACTGGACGGGTCGGAACTGGGACGTTCTAAGCGTTACGTACGCCGCTTCGCTCGCCTCGTTCTCGGCGCTTCTCATTGGGGCCGGCTTCATCCTGCCGCTGTTGTCCCAGCGTTTCATGCACTTCTGGACCCCGTGGCGCCGCTACTACCAGTTGCGCCCACTGTGGCGTGAGCTGCGCGAAGCATCCCAGCATTCCATGGGCATCGGATCCTCGGTCCGAACGCCCATAGAGATCCGACTGGTTCGGGTCGAGGCCGACATTCACGACGGCATCCTCACCGTGAGTCCGCACATCGACGCACGTATCCGTTCACAGGCTCTGCACGCCGCATCAAAGTCCTCCCGTTCCGACGACGAGGCGGCCGCCACCGCAGACGCAGCAGCGCTTGCGCACGCCGTGTCCGCGTGGAGGCAGCACCAGGCGGCTGCGACCGACCCGGAGGAACGCGTAAACGATCACAATGAAACGCTCGGCTCCGCTCATACCCCCATTGGTCTCGTTCGAATGTCCATTGCGTTGTCGTCCGACGTCGTCCAGCGATTTCGCCACCAGGCCGCCGTCGCAGAGAGCAGTACCCAATGACTCACCCCCTCTCGTCAAGTGCCACTCGTGCCGTCGTGCTCGGCGGTGGTCTGTCCGGCACGCTTGCAGCCGCCGCCCTGGCTTCCCATGTGGACGAGGTATTGATCCTTGACCACGATGTACTGCCCGACGAGCCGAAGGCGCGGCGGAGGCTTCCTCACGGCGACCACGCCCACATGCTGTGGGCAGGTGGGGCCGATGCAATGGATCAGCTGCTTCCGGGCGTAATCCAGGAGTGTCTGGACGCGGGAGCACATCGCATTCCTGTCCCCACGGGGATGGTCAGCTACGCGCCGGCCGGCTGGTTCCGTCGGAGCTGGGAGCCCACGCACTATCTCATTGGCGCCTTGCGTCAGGAGCTCGACCTGGTCGTGCGCAGGCGTGTTCTTGCTCTGCCAACAGTGTCCGTACGTTCCGGGGTCAAGGCCATCGGCCTGGTGGGCAATGCAGCGAAGGTCCGCGGGGTGCGCGTACGTAATGAGGATCAGGAGCCGGAGACGATTTCGGCGGACCTTGTTGTAGATGCGACGGGGAGGGGGTCGAAGTCTCCGATCTGGCTTGAGGAGATAGGCGGTCCTCGCATTCGCGAGATCACGGTCGATGCCGGGGTCCGCTATGCGAGCCGTCTCTACAAAGCGCCAGCAGGAGCCGATAAGGACTGGCCCGTGATCCACATCCAGGCCGACCCGAGAGATGGCACGCCCGGCCGAGTAGCTTCGATCATTTCCGTTGGCGGCGGCCGATGGCACGTGAGCCTGTCCGGAACCCGTGGAGGTGAGCCCACAGCCCAAGAGGATCAGTTCGAGCTCTTCGCACGAAATGCACGCCACCCCCTAGTGGCCGATGTACTCGCTCGGGCGGAGCCCATCAGCAGCGTCGCCGTCTACGGCCGGACTGCCAATCGGCGTCGTTTCTACGATCGGGCACGGCTGCCAGCCGGGTTCGTGGTCCTTGGTGATGCCGCAACCAGCCTCAACCCTGTCTACGGACACGGCATGTCAGCCTCAGCCCTGGGTGCTCTCGCCCTGCGGGCAGTTGCTGATTCGACGTCCGTTCTCTCTCCCAAGTTTGGGCTGAACGCCCAGCGCCGGATCGCCCGCCCGGCGGCAGACGCATGGTTGCTGGCAGTCGGTCAGGATCGCTTCTATCCCGGCTCCATAGGCGCAAAGCCGAGCATCGTCGACCGAATTGCGGCCCGATACATTGGGCGTCTCACGTACACGGCAACTGACAGTGCCGTCGTGGTCAAGAGCCTGACGGACGTGATGACGATGCAGAAGCGCGCTGGGGTGCTCTTCGGGTTGCGCGTTCTGGTGGCAGCCGCCCGGGGCCCGCGCCGGCCTGTTCTCGACGCGCCGCCGCTGACGCCCTTCGAGCTGGAAATCCTGAAGCGGGCGCCTGCCGAACGGCCAGCAGCCAAGCACTGATTCCGTAGTCGGCCCTTTCCTACAAGGGTGGTGTCGTTGACGTGGTGGATCTCGTCGCGGCCGTGGGCTTGCTTCTCCTCCACCAGGAAGCGGGCATGGTCAGTTTGTGAGTGCAGGGCGTCAAGGTGACCACGACGTCGGTCAGGTCGAGTGGGGCGAGCATCGGCCGGAAGACGGCGATCCCGTTGGTCTTGCCGCCCACCTCGTGCTGGGCGGTGACCCGTCCGGTGCCGGTCATCGCGGCGAGCAGGTGGACCTGGGTGCCGTCAGCACGACGGGCGCCGCGCACGGTCTTGCCGTCCACGGCCAGAGAGTGACGGGGTTGCCCGGCTCGGTCCTGCCACGGCCGCGGGTGGCCGGGGCGCGGGTGACCGTGGGCGCGGGTGACCGTGGGCGCGGGGCAGCGAGCCAGGTGCCGATCGCCGTCTCCAGGCGTCGCCGTCCATGCGCTGCAGGAGCCGGCGCACGGTGGCCTCGACTGGAGGGTGGGCCCGGATGGTTCGCGACCCGGGCAGCCGAGAGCGGCGAGTACGGCGGGTGATAAGTCAGCGGCCCACCCGTGACCGCGGCGAGGGATTTCGCACCGGCCAACACCGCGCCCGCGGCAAGCGCAGGGATGAAGGCGAGGGGATGACGCCGCCCCTCCGCCCGTCAGGTATTCGGCACCGCTGCACTCGTGTGTGTGGGCGCGACTCTTCCGCGGCCAGAAGCCGGTGCACCTCGTCCGCAGACAACGTCAGGGCCGGCACGTCGATAAGCCAGCGGCTCAAGGGGAAGTCGCGTTCCTGGCGGATGTCGAGGAGGCGGACGTGTTTAGCCGTGCTGTCGCGGCTCGACGGTTGAATCAGCCGTTCAAGGCGTTGGACAGCAATCCTGCGACAACCAGGAAGACGACGGCCGCTGCGAGACCGACCCCTAGCATGGCTGCCACCTTGCCGGCAGTCGGCAGCTGCGTTTTGGCAATCTTCACGTTGGCGACCATGCCCAGAGCGCCCAGCCCGCCGCCGATCGCACCGCCTATGAAGAGCAGCCCCAGCGGGAGCAAGGAGAGGACCACCTGCCACGGGGCGAGTCCGTCAAAGAGCTTCTTCTTGTTCTTGGTGAGCGGCGTAAGGGGGTCGGCCTGCGGCGACTTTGACATGGCTGGTCCTTCCGATGCGCCAAACGTGCGCGGTCGATTCAAAGTGGGCGGGCGCGAGATGGTGCGCCCGAGCAGAGGGTGCCCGTATGGCGTATCGCACGGGTGCTCGTGATCCTATCGACCTGATGCCGTGGGGGTATGCGTCGCGCCGGCATCCATTCGGGCACGATCTGCGCACCCCCGGCCGATCTGGTGCTTGAACCGCCATCAATCCGGACGCAACCGTTGAACGACGTCGCTCGGGCATTGCCCGCTCCAGCTTCTACTACTGGTACGTGACGACTGCGGGCCGCGGCTGCCCGCCAGGCCCCCAGGCCGCCGACGCCCGGCTCGCCACCCGGATACGGGCCGTACACCAGGAACCGGACGGACGGTACCTACGGGGCCCGCTACCACTACCACGCCGCGCTCGCCCCGGTGCATCTGGAGGCCACCGAGCGCCACGTCATCCGTTCCCGCCGGTGCAGGCGCGCGCCGTGGATCGAGGACATCGAACTCAGCCACGACGCGCACCGCTTCGAGCTGTCCTGCCGGTGGCAGGAAGCAAGGTGGACAAGGCCGTCACGGTGGTGGAAGCCTCGATGCTCGTGCGGGAGTTCGTCGGCCAGGCGCTCGCAACTGCGCAGCCGAACGCCGTGGTGCCGGCCCCACGCACAGCATCAGATACGCCCTCCCCTGCGTGACCGCGGGAAACCGAGCGAGCCCAGGCTGAGGTCGACGGCCCCGTCCGTCGTCGGGCGGATCAGCGGCGCCACGTTCACGTCAATGGCCGACGCTGAACATCCTGGGCAAGCGGCGAGCCAGGCCCTACGCCCGGGCTCCCTCGTCTGCCTCGTAGCACGCTTCGATGAGGGCACGCAGCGCGGTCCGGGGCGGACCGCTCCGCACCGCAAGGTAGGTCTGCATGACAGGCGCCGGGTCGCTCAGGGGGCGGAACACCACGCCGGAAACGTGGAGCTGATCGGCATGCGCGGCGTAGAAGACCGTCCAGGACGGTTTGCCGTAGCCGATGGCGGCGAGGGTGTCCTGGTCGTTGGTGAAGTCCGGACCCAGGAGGGGTGTGTAGCCGGCGGCCCGGCAGGAGCGCATCACCAGGTCGTGAAGTGCTGGGTTACGAGAGCGGGGGCAGAGCCGTAGCGGTAGTTCCGCGAGCCTGGCCAGTGCTACGGTCTCGCGCGCGGCAAGCTCGTGGCCCGCGGGTAGCGCCGCCATCAGCGCGTCCCGCCACAGCGGCAGGAACTCCAGCCCAGGGTAGGTCCGTTCACCGTGCAGCAGGGCCGCATCCAGGTCACCGGCCCGCACTTGCGCCAGACGTTCCTCGGTACTGCCGGTGACGAGTTCCAACTGGTCCTGTGCAGTACGTCGGGTGAACGCGGTGAGGACGGCGTCCAGCCAGGCACCCAGCCCGGAGCTGGTGCCGAGGCGCACCGTCGCAGCCTGCTCGGCGCGCAGTTCGTCGATGGCTTCCCGGGCGCGTACCTGGAGGGCGAGCATCTCCCTTGCGTACGGGAGGAGCCGGTTGCCGGCCTCGGTGAGTCGGACAACGCGGGTGGAGCGGGCGAACAGCTCGGTACCCAGCTCGCGTTCAAGCCGGCGGAGCTGCTGGCTGACCGCGGACTGCACGATGTGCAACCTCTCGGCGGCACGTCCGAAGTGCAGTTCTTCCGCCACGGTGAGGAAGTAGTGCAGCTGACGCAGCTCCATGGGCCTCCGGTCTCTCTGTCCACCGTGACCAGCATTGATCACTGTTCGCGATCAGTGTAGGCGCGGATCGCTCATTGGCCGGCGACGGTGATCGCGGTTCGCTGGGGGGCATCACGAACCGCTCGGCCCGCAAGGACCCACGAGGCAGAGGAGAAACATGCCCGGCTTGGACATCAACGACACCACGCTCCACTACGAGGACGAGGGGGCCGGTCCGGCGCTGCTGTTCCTGCACGGCTGGGGCACCAGCGGCCGGACCTGGGGCGCCCAGCTGCCCCATTTCACCCGGGACCACCGGGTCGTCACGGTCGACTGGCGGGGCTGCGGGCGGTCGGCTCGCCCTGTCCGGGGCAACACCACCGCCGGGGTGGTCAGCGACCTGGTGGCGCTGATCGGCGCGCTGCGGCTGGACCGGCCGGTGGTCATTGGCTCGTCGATCGGCGGATCCTTCGCCACTGAACTGGCTTGTCAGCGACCCGAGTTGATTGCAGGCGTGGTCCCGGTGGGTGCGCCGGGGTACTGGCCGTCGGCGAAGGCTCAGGCAGAGCTCGTGGCCGCTCTGCGCCGCGACCGGGCCGGTACGGTCGCCGGCTGGGTGCCGGGGTGGTACGCGCCGGGCACCGCGCCCGCGCTCATCGACTGGACGGTCCGCCAGATCCTGGACTCCGGCGTCTACGTCGACGAGCACCAGGCCACCGCCAGCGGCTACGACCCCCGCCCGACACTGCCGGGGCTGCAGGTGCCGATCCACTACATCCACGGCGAGCTGGACACCGCGATCCCCCTTGAGGTGGCCCGGACCTGCGCCGCCCTCACCCCCGGAGCCGAGGTGAGCGTGATCGCCGCCGCCGCTCACATGCCACACCAGGAGCTTCCCGACCGGTTCAACACCGCGCTGCGCGCCGCGCTCGCCCGGATGGCCCAGGCCGGCCGCGCCACCGCATGACCCGCCCCGACGAGCCCATCGAGACCGTCCCGGTCAGGACACGTGACTGCGACCGGATGCGGCACCACGGCGCCACCGGCGGCGCCCTCGGCGACATACTCGCTACGCCGCCGATGGTTGGGATTGAGGGGTCAGGCTGCTCGACCAGAAGTCATCCATCCGGAAGAGTTGCACGTGCTGGCCAACTGCAGTCCTCACTTCCTCGAGGGAGCCGGCGCGGCGGCCGACCGCCGTCCTGGAAGTAGACCTCGTTGAGGGCCTCGGCGGCGAGCTGGCGCAGGGTGTCGTCGCTGGCTTCCTGCTGCTGGGCGTCGACCCGCTGCGCTGCAACGGTCCGGACCGATGTTGAGCGGAACGGTGGCAGTCATGGAGGTGGCCGGCGGGCCGCCGGCGGGCCGTCGCTGCTCACCGTACCGTCGCTCGGGGCTGCCGCAGATGGGGCCGCCATGCCTCACGGTGCGGCAGCTCGTGCTGGGGACGTTCACCAGCGACTCACCGGGGGAACGTGCACGGCGCACCACCCTGTACGCCGCTCTCGTCGGAGCACCGTGGACGCCCTTTCACTTGCCAGTGCGGTCGTCAGCACTGGACTCGACCACAGGTACCCGGTGCTCGCCATCTTGGGAGCTGCGGTACCCATCGTGCTCACATGGGTCGGCTTCGGCTTCCTGTACGGCTACTTCTTCCCCCTGCTGCGCGGGAGAACGGGGCTGGAGAAGGGGCTGCGGATGTACGGCGTGATGGTTGTCCCGGCGGCCGTCCAGGTACTCGCCTCACGCGGGGCGGCCCACTGGTTCTCGTGGGACAGGGCCGTCGGTCTACGACGCCCTGCAGGTGCTCTCCTTCGCCACGCCACTCGGACCGCTGGCGGACGCTGCCGTGCTTTCCCGTCCACCGCATGCGCCCGGGTCGCCTCACCGACATCCACAATCTCGGCTCCGTCACAGCCTGGTGGTCACCCGCTGCCGTCGCCATCGCGTCGGGGGTGGTGATGGTGGTGATCGCCGGTGCGCAGCCCTTTCTCCGCGGCGTCCTCCCGAAGCCCCAGACCGCGCGGCGGCCCACAGCCGAGCCGAACAGCATCCCCGGCCCATGGGCAAACCCCTGACAGTCCTCCCCTAAATGATCAGGATCGTC
Coding sequences within:
- a CDS encoding IS630 family transposase (programmed frameshift), coding for MRYADGGGLTSTGRRRRESVRMQAAELFEQQIKPSEVAGRLRVSVKSAYQWHQLWRDGGVQALASRGPSGSRCRLSPRSLEKLAAYLEEGPAAHGWVEDQVWTASRVATLIGRKFHITYSVSGATRLMHRLGFSPQVPARRVAERDEQAVAVWKEATWAEVKGRGRPGGGYVCFEDEAGFTRRPPRGRTWGRRGITPVVTVSGRRSGRLSVAGLIAMRPGSRTRLCHRLRTHPAAKGARRSMGEQDFIALLDGVHQLVKAPIVLVWDRLNTHVSRRMQGFVAEREWLTVFLLPAYSPDLNPVEWVWAHVKRSLANLAVMALDRLEALVRNRLKRLQYRPHTLDGFIAGTGLTLDNPASP
- a CDS encoding FAD-dependent monooxygenase, producing the protein MTHPLSSSATRAVVLGGGLSGTLAAAALASHVDEVLILDHDVLPDEPKARRRLPHGDHAHMLWAGGADAMDQLLPGVIQECLDAGAHRIPVPTGMVSYAPAGWFRRSWEPTHYLIGALRQELDLVVRRRVLALPTVSVRSGVKAIGLVGNAAKVRGVRVRNEDQEPETISADLVVDATGRGSKSPIWLEEIGGPRIREITVDAGVRYASRLYKAPAGADKDWPVIHIQADPRDGTPGRVASIISVGGGRWHVSLSGTRGGEPTAQEDQFELFARNARHPLVADVLARAEPISSVAVYGRTANRRRFYDRARLPAGFVVLGDAATSLNPVYGHGMSASALGALALRAVADSTSVLSPKFGLNAQRRIARPAADAWLLAVGQDRFYPGSIGAKPSIVDRIAARYIGRLTYTATDSAVVVKSLTDVMTMQKRAGVLFGLRVLVAAARGPRRPVLDAPPLTPFELEILKRAPAERPAAKH
- a CDS encoding LysR family transcriptional regulator, translated to MELRQLHYFLTVAEELHFGRAAERLHIVQSAVSQQLRRLERELGTELFARSTRVVRLTEAGNRLLPYAREMLALQVRAREAIDELRAEQAATVRLGTSSGLGAWLDAVLTAFTRRTAQDQLELVTGSTEERLAQVRAGDLDAALLHGERTYPGLEFLPLWRDALMAALPAGHELAARETVALARLAELPLRLCPRSRNPALHDLVMRSCRAAGYTPLLGPDFTNDQDTLAAIGYGKPSWTVFYAAHADQLHVSGVVFRPLSDPAPVMQTYLAVRSGPPRTALRALIEACYEADEGARA
- a CDS encoding MAB_1171c family putative transporter: MTTPSGLNFYIPGALLFLVACAKLPALLRNPRDELLRSVWVLLVVSTAVFWCCAVPSIAAFNRLTGVPNAAAPLVYTLLTVFSGSNISLIIRWSSGPEDAQRADRWSKRCYIATAVVIIAINVLFLLGDASVERLRDLDTYYASTPFIREMILLYLAAHTIAAVTMTILCWRWAREVHGELRVGLLLIVGGYLLNLAYDALKFAAIGAHWTGRNWDVLSVTYAASLASFSALLIGAGFILPLLSQRFMHFWTPWRRYYQLRPLWRELREASQHSMGIGSSVRTPIEIRLVRVEADIHDGILTVSPHIDARIRSQALHAASKSSRSDDEAAATADAAALAHAVSAWRQHQAAATDPEERVNDHNETLGSAHTPIGLVRMSIALSSDVVQRFRHQAAVAESSTQ
- a CDS encoding alpha/beta fold hydrolase — encoded protein: MPGLDINDTTLHYEDEGAGPALLFLHGWGTSGRTWGAQLPHFTRDHRVVTVDWRGCGRSARPVRGNTTAGVVSDLVALIGALRLDRPVVIGSSIGGSFATELACQRPELIAGVVPVGAPGYWPSAKAQAELVAALRRDRAGTVAGWVPGWYAPGTAPALIDWTVRQILDSGVYVDEHQATASGYDPRPTLPGLQVPIHYIHGELDTAIPLEVARTCAALTPGAEVSVIAAAAHMPHQELPDRFNTALRAALARMAQAGRATA
- a CDS encoding DUF6545 domain-containing protein gives rise to the protein MKSVSALWSVWRTYRLLGPLWRRLRAVAQPESVLGTPQWWRAADEALVHRETDLQDWLHGLAPYCTRTIMTDTIERASRTGMSTQHAWALGAATMIHHAIESARKAQHSHPTTTLGTGIEALAPILGAGSHGMARVAHQYSVLARHSTAA